One region of Lathamus discolor isolate bLatDis1 unplaced genomic scaffold, bLatDis1.hap1 Scaffold_1048, whole genome shotgun sequence genomic DNA includes:
- the LOC136006245 gene encoding LOW QUALITY PROTEIN: keratin, type I cytoskeletal 9-like (The sequence of the model RefSeq protein was modified relative to this genomic sequence to represent the inferred CDS: inserted 2 bases in 2 codons; deleted 2 bases in 2 codons): MGLCGGSMGLYGGSMGLWGGSMGLWXVSMGLYGLYGGSMGLWGVSMGALWGLYGGLWGIYGALWGIYRALGGLYGGSMGLWGGLGGSMGLYGGSMGICGALWGIYGALGVSMGLYGLYGSSMGLWGVSMGALWGLYGVCGGSMGLYGGSIGLWGGSGGSMGLWGAMGLCGGSMGLYGALGVSMGLCGALWGIYGLYGGSMGLWGVSMGLYGGSMGSVGLCGALWGLYGXSMGLWGVSMGLYGGSIGLYGAVWGLWGVSMGLYGVSIGLYGVSMGLCGALWGFCGVSMGLYGLYGGSVGPYGVTPWSLPP; the protein is encoded by the exons atggggctctgtgggggatctatggggctctatgggggatCTATGGGGCTCTGGGGGGGATCTATGGGGCTCT GggtttctatgggtctctatgggctctatgggggctctatggggctctgggGAGTTTCtatgggggctctgtgggggctctatgggggtctgtgggggatctatggggctctatgggggatCTATAGGGCTCTgggggggctctatgggggatCTATGGGGCTCTGGGGGGGTCtggggggctctatggggctctatggagGATCTATGGGGATctgtggggctctgtgggggATCTATGGGGCTCTGGGggtttctatgggtctctatgggctctatgggagctctatggggctctgggGAGTTTCtatgggggctctgtgggggctctatggggtctgtgggggctctatggggctctatgggggatCTATAGGGCTCTGGGGGGGCTCTGGGGGATCTATGGGGCTCTGGGGGG ctatggggctctgtgggggatctatggggctctatggggctctgggGGTttctatggggctctgtggggctctatgggggatctatgggctctatgggggctctatggggctctgggGGGtttctatggggctctatgggggatCTAtgggctctgtggggctctgtGGAGCTCtatgggggctctatg gctctatggggctctgggGTGtttctatggggctctatgggggatCTatagggctctatggggctgtaTGGGGTCTCTGGGGGGTTTCTATG GGTCTGTATGGGGTTTCTATTGGGCTCTATGGGGTTTCTATG GGTCTctgtggggctctgtggggtttctgtggggtctctatggggctctatggtctctatgggggctctgtgggtccctatggggtaaCTCCATggtctcttcccccc